CCAAAATGACAGCAATATCTTCAGTCTAAGGAAGACAAATCTTGTGAATGCAGCTCAAAAAGCCACCAACATTGAACTCGCCACTAAGATTGCTGCCGTGGTTAACTTGTTTAAGTCGAAGTTTCCCGACGCTAAGGCAGATTTAAAACCCTGGCACAACGATCCCGATACCAGGGAGTTAGTCGATCCCGATTCGATCGATATCGGTTTTCATTTTCCTGGCTGGAGCAGACGATCGCAATGTCGCAGCATTTTGGTGCAAATTCGTTTTTACGAAGATCCTGTTGAAGCCTATCGTCGGGTGATTGGCGTCGAAATAGCTGGATTTAACCATGAAGGATTGGCTTGGCGTCTCTCTACTGTGGAAAATTGGAGTATAGTCGGTGATTCTATACCGATTACGGAGGTGGCAGAAAAGTTAAAAGATTTTTGCAGACAAGTTTTTGAATTATTTAACAGTTAACTCGTATACCGTTTGGCGTTACAGTTGCTCTCAAATTGGTGGGCAATGCCCACCCTACGCATTAATTAGCGCAATTTCCGGTGGAACTGCAACCGATCGGATAGGCAGATTGATATGTTGTGCCGCGTTTGCCGAATAAAGTATAGCGATTGTCGCGGATTTGTTCGTAAATGCGATCGCCCGCCCACTTGACCCCAGGCAAAGCTCGATATGCTTCCACAAAAATGCTTCCCATTGGCAATAAGCGCCCAATTTCTTCAGCAGCAGCACTACCTTGCCAGCGTTTTTCCGGTGCATCTGCGTCTAGCAAAATCATCCCCATTTCGCAATCTTTGGAAGTAATCCCAAATCGATTCAGACTTTCCGTATCCTGCATCGGCGTATACTTAAACATTTTGCCGTTGTCTAAGCTTTCTAGCAGTTGCACTAGGGTAACGCAAAGATTGCAGTTGCCGTCGTAAATGACATTGTAATTCATACCAATAACTGCTTTACTAAAAAACTATGCCGAACGTATGTCTTTTTAAGATTTTAGCATTAGTCATCGGTCATTCGTTTAAACCCAATGACCGATGACAATCTAATCAACAAACTGTACGACAGCGTATGGACGCAAACCCAATATTTTTTCTTCTTTTATTCCCGCGCCAAAACCATCTGGTATGTTTGTGATATCGATAGTAAAATAAACATTTCGATTTTGAAATCGAAATTTGTAACTAGCATCTAAACTGTTCGGGTCAGTGGTAAAATTAGCTTGTCCGACACAAGAGGTATAGGGCGATCGCAGTGGCGCTTGATATTCTACAAACCTAAAGCGCTTCGTCGCTACCTTGGCTGGCCCTGCTATAGGTAAAGTGTCAGCAATTACAATATTTTCAATATTATATATTTCCTGCATATAAGCAAAAGAGATAATCCAAATCCCCACATTTTTGGGGCAGTTACCCGCTTGGCTTATAACATTCAACACTTTATTTGGTGTAGGGTTTGACCGAACTTCCGTTATTGATTGTGCTTGAGTATGAAGACTGCTTATCGATACCAATAGAAACAAAATAATTCCCAATATTTTAGCAAGTTTATCTGTATATTTCATTTTGGTTCAACCGGAATAGCTTTTTCTTGCCATCTTACAGCAGGAAGGGAAGACAGAACATTTTTATATGTAATTTCAGATAAGTTAGTACTATAATCTGGCCCCAACTGCACGCGAAAAGTCACATTTTTGTTTTGAAATTGGAAAGTATAGTATGCTCTTTCATCAATAATATCAGAAATAGCGTCGCCGACACAGGAAGCAAAGTTACTTTTTAACGGCGCTGTGAATTCCGCAGATTTGTGGTTCGATCGCAGCAAACGGGCAGCACCTGCGATCGCCGAAATATCTGCAATCACAGTATATACTTGATTGCCTTGATATTCACCAACCAAAGTCCAAAGTTTTAACGCATTGGGGCAGTTTCCCGTCCGACGCCTTATCTTGAAAGTAGTATCCGGTGGATAGGGCGGTATAGTAGGCGGCGGGAGAGTCTGGCAAGACGCTTCTATTACCGCCAGCAACACCCATAGATAAGCCAAAAATATTCTAGTTACCAACAATTTTTTCATAAAAAATCAATCCAAATATTCGAGATTTTTGTACATAATTGATGCTTGATAGGAATGAAATATCTGCACAGCTTCGCTAATCAATAGACATCTCCAAAAATTCTTGTGGGGTAGGCATCCTGCCTGCCTTTAAGATTGTTTTGGAGAAAATCTCTAATCTCGATCTCTGTCCGCACAAAGTATATTAATTAGTCTGCGATCGCCCATCTGATCGCCGGACGCGAAGACACTACATTTTTGTAGCTAATTTCGGAAGGATTGCTGGGCGTATCAGGTGGCAACTGAACGCGAAAAGTAACATTTCTATTTCGGAATTGGAAACTGTAAAGATTCTCTGTCTCTTCCTTAGATGTAGCTTGACCGACGCAAGAGGCAAAGTTGCTTTTTAACGGCGCTGTGAATTCTGCTAACTTTTTAGTCGATCGCACCAAACGGGCAGCACCTGCGATCGCAACTGTATCCGCAATGACAGTAAATTCACCGCCGCCTTCGTATTGGCGAAGCGAAGTCCAAAGCTTGACGTTACTCGGACAATTACCCGACTGGCGCGTCACACCGAACACTGTATTGGGTGGAGTGCGGGGGACAGAAGGAGGTCTTTGGTTTTGCGTCATTGCCGGTGCAGCAACAAGAATTGTTGACAATATGCCAAAGGTTACTGTTATTTGAGCTACATTCTTCATAATTTTTCCCGAATTTTGGATAAACAGGCTTACAGAGACGATCGCAATGCACCTAAAGTTTCATACATCTCCAGTAAGGTGTTTTCAGCTACAAACCTAAAAGCAACAGCAGTCGATAATAAATATTTGCTTAAAAAGCAGCTGCTCTCTTCTCCTATTTTTACCAACATGAAACCCCGAATCATCGTCTGCGGCTTGGGTTCTACTGGTTATAAAATATTCTCATTGCTGAGGCAACAAGGAGCGTATGTTATTGGCATCCACGATCGGCCCATCCCTGGAGAAGATCGCGATGTTGTCGTCGGAGATCTCAAGGCAGCTTCCACGTTAAAAACAGCCGGAATTTACGAAGCACATACTTTAGTTCTGGCAGGAAACGACGAAGCGCTAAATTTGGCAATCCTTACCCAAGCGCGAGTTCTCAATCCTCGCATTCGCGTGATCAACCGCTTGTTCAATACTAGCTTGGGCGATCGACTCGATAAAATCCTCGCCGATCACGTTAGCATGAGCGTTGCCGCCTTAGCAGCGCCGACTTTTGCTTTTGCTGCCTTGGGAAATAAAGCGATCGGACAATTGCGGCTGTTTAACCAAACTTGGCCCATTCACGAAGAATACATTCACGAACACCACCCCTGGAAAAATCGCCGACTCAGCGAACTGTGGGAGGATCGTTCCCGAATGCTGATTTACTATCTGCCACTCAAAGGTCAGATCGATTTGGTTTCTGCCGTCATCTGCGGACAGCAACTGCAAGAAGGCGATCGACTCATCATCGGCAGCAAACCTAGCATCCGCAACCATCGTCAATCTTGGCTTCAGAAACTGCTCAAAGTAGTCACTAATTTGCGACAATTTAAGCAACACGCTCAAGCTCTAGCTGTAATAACTATTGTACTTTTTGCCACAATTTTTATCTCCACACTCACCTATATTTTGACCGATCTGCAAACACCTTTTATCGATGCCCTCTATTTTTCCGTTGGCATGATTAGCGGTGCTGGGGGTAACGAAAAAGTAGCAGAAAATGCCCCAGAAAGCATCAAACTATTTACAGTATTCATGATGCTGCTGGGGGCAGCAACCCTGGGGATTTTCTACGCACTGCTTACCGATTTCGTCTTAGGAACCCGCTTCAAACAATTTTGGGACGCCGCACGGATTCCCCATAAAAACCACTACATTATCTGCGGACTCGGCGGCATCGGCGTGCAAATAGTCAATCAACTCCACAATCACGGGCATGAAGTAGTCGTCATCGAAAAAGATCCCAACAATCGTTTTTTCAACTCAGTTCGTTCTTTAGGCATACCCGTAATTTTGGGAGATGCCAGTTTATCTGACAACCTCAAAACTGCCAACCTGGAAAAAGCAGACGCCCTCTTGGCAGTTACCAGCAACGATATGGCAAATTTAGAAATTGCCCTAACCGCCAAAGGAATGGCACCTAAATTGCCAGTCATAGTGCGAAATCAAGAACCACAATTTGCTAGCACCATACAAGAGGTATTTGAATTTGAAGAAGTCTTGAGTCCCAGCGAATTAGCTGCACCCGCATTCGCAGCGGCAGCTTTGGGAGGACGTATTTTAGGTAATGGTATCACCGCCGATACCCTGTGGGTTGCCTTAGCAACAATGATTACTTCCGGGCATCCTTTTTGCGGCAAGCGAGTCAAAGATGCGGCAATGGATGCTGACTTCGTACCT
The nucleotide sequence above comes from Aerosakkonema funiforme FACHB-1375. Encoded proteins:
- a CDS encoding thiol-disulfide oxidoreductase DCC family protein; this translates as MNYNVIYDGNCNLCVTLVQLLESLDNGKMFKYTPMQDTESLNRFGITSKDCEMGMILLDADAPEKRWQGSAAAEEIGRLLPMGSIFVEAYRALPGVKWAGDRIYEQIRDNRYTLFGKRGTTYQSAYPIGCSSTGNCAN
- a CDS encoding potassium channel family protein, producing the protein MKPRIIVCGLGSTGYKIFSLLRQQGAYVIGIHDRPIPGEDRDVVVGDLKAASTLKTAGIYEAHTLVLAGNDEALNLAILTQARVLNPRIRVINRLFNTSLGDRLDKILADHVSMSVAALAAPTFAFAALGNKAIGQLRLFNQTWPIHEEYIHEHHPWKNRRLSELWEDRSRMLIYYLPLKGQIDLVSAVICGQQLQEGDRLIIGSKPSIRNHRQSWLQKLLKVVTNLRQFKQHAQALAVITIVLFATIFISTLTYILTDLQTPFIDALYFSVGMISGAGGNEKVAENAPESIKLFTVFMMLLGAATLGIFYALLTDFVLGTRFKQFWDAARIPHKNHYIICGLGGIGVQIVNQLHNHGHEVVVIEKDPNNRFFNSVRSLGIPVILGDASLSDNLKTANLEKADALLAVTSNDMANLEIALTAKGMAPKLPVIVRNQEPQFASTIQEVFEFEEVLSPSELAAPAFAAAALGGRILGNGITADTLWVALATMITSGHPFCGKRVKDAAMDADFVPLYIETKSQTIHGWDLLETALGAGDILYLTMPATGLDRLWRVPSQVLANSDRAIST